Proteins from one Belonocnema kinseyi isolate 2016_QV_RU_SX_M_011 chromosome 8, B_treatae_v1, whole genome shotgun sequence genomic window:
- the LOC117178216 gene encoding protein PYRICULARIA ORYZAE RESISTANCE 21-like, producing the protein MAKLLRGPSVQLANILRFMSSGKQKSSGPTGCNNKPSEKKPDPCKEKPDPCQKNPDPCEKKSDSSAKKPDPFAKNPDPCDKKPDPCAKKPDPCEKKPGPCAKKPDPCEKKPGPCENKPDPCAKNPDPCNKILDATQFAIKDNAAIYSKKSDCASSEKNYAPGIDLSNPCGGKSYVPPSVPPKESCHCDEPAMEFCPVTEKMKARMKFWQFASLFGAIPAVGLALTIILPASHESKKKPRDEYVNYSYMHRITKPYWWGDGHHGIFHNPVVNPIPPNGYEVPDPYAVDGNKEGDGKH; encoded by the exons ATGGCAAAGTTACTTCGTGGCCCATCAGTACAACTCGCCAACATTCTAAGGTTTATGTCCAGTGGGAAACAAAAATCCTCTGGACCTACGGGATGTAATAATAAACCTTCTGAGAAAAAACCAGATCCTTGTAAGGAAAAACCAGATCCTTGTCAGAAAAACCCAGATCCTTGCGAGAAAAAATCAGATTCTAGTGCGAAAAAACCGGATCCTTTCGCGAAAAACCCAGATCCTTGTGACAAAAAACCAGATCCCTGTGCGAAGAAACCGGACCCCTGTGAGAAAAAACCAGGTCCCTGTGCGAAGAAACCGGACCCCTGTGAGAAAAAACCAGGTCCTTGTGAGAACAAACCCGATCCTTGTGCGAAAAACCCAGATCCCTGCAACAAAATTTTAGATGCAACACAATTCGCCATAAAAGATAATGCTgcaatttattccaaaaaaagcgATTGTGCATCTAGTGAGAAAAATTATGCTCCAGGAATTGATTTAAGCAATCCTTGTGGCGGAAAATCTTATGTTCCACCTTCAGTGCCTCCTAAGGAATCTTGTCACTGTGATGAACCCGCGATGGAATTTTGCCCTGTTACCGAAA AAATGAAGGCCCGAATGAAATTTTGGCAGTTTGCAAGTCTCTTCGGAGCAATTCCTGCTGTTGGTTTGGCACTGACAATCATCCTACCGGCTAGTCACGAATCAAAAAAGAAACCACGAGACGAATACGTCAACTATTCATACATGCATCGTATTACAAaa CCTTATTGGTGGGGAGATGGTCATCACGGTATTTTTCATAATCCGGTTGTAAATCCAATTCCACCAAATGGTTACGAAGTGCCAGATCCTTATGCAGTGGATGGTAATAAAGAAGGAGATGGAAAACATTGA
- the LOC117178428 gene encoding uncharacterized protein LOC117178428: MAICPERCEGDYKVVGANEKGYLTVLFKAAASRQLLPHLILFDLKTTPRKEVLEKIPSDWTVGNTEKGWMASDSFYKYIVNVFYKWLIDNDYEFPVILYVDNHLSHLTMQLAKFCKEKQTELIRLHPNSTHIIQPLDVGLFHVFKENYKVANNEFRIQNNVVDVKKYMLAGIFKQALESYDFTNCIVSKFPTCGLAPFDPDAVQYNVLNKKKKIQPLMIEKRLVQMVLPVIVKPSCRNSKGIYFRLVI; encoded by the coding sequence ATGGCGATATGCCCAGAAAGGTGCGAAGGCGATTATAAAGTTGTAGGGGCTAATGAGAAAGGCTATCTTACCGTTCTTTTTAAAGCTGCTGCATCACGACAATTACTTCCACATTTGATCCTGTTTGATCTTAAGACGACACCAAGAAAAGAAGTTCTGGAAAAGATACCGAGCGACTGGACAGTGGGTAATACAGAAAAGGGTTGGATGGCATCAGATAGCTTTTATAAATATATTGTGAATGTTTTTTATAAGTGGCTTATAGACAATGACTATGAATTTCCTGTAATTCTATATGTGGATAATCATTTATCACATTTAACAATGCAGTTAGCTAAGTTTTGTAAGGAAAAACAAACAGAATTAATAAGACTGCATCCGAATTCTACACATATTATTCAGCCCTTAGACGTGGGATTGTTCCATGTGTTCAAAGAGAACTACAAAGTAGCTAACAACGAATTCAGAATCCAGAATAATGTTGTTGATGTGAAAAAGTACATGCTTGCTGGGATTTTCAAGCAGGCTTTGGAGTCGTATGATTTCACAAACTGCATTGTAAGTAAGTTTCCAACATGTGGATTAGCTCCATTTGATCCTGATGCAGTTCAATATAATGttcttaacaaaaagaaaaaaatacagccACTAATGATAGAGAAGAGGTTGGTTCAAATGGTTTTACCAGTGATAGTGAAACCTTCTTGCAGAAATTCGAAAGGGATATACTTTCGCctggtaatttaa